In the Phaeobacter gallaeciensis genome, one interval contains:
- a CDS encoding LolA family protein, giving the protein MKQIALVAALILCAPAAWAAEKLSLSELSAYLNAMTTAEASFTQINDDGTLSTGKLYIHRPGRMRFEYDGENGATVVAGAGSVVIHDPKSNQPPETYPLKRTPLSIILAKTVDLGQADMVVGHQFDGTTTILQAQDPENPEYGGLELMFTDDPVELRKWVVHDSAGGRTTVVLGALETGGKLSSFLFTTGAGSGSR; this is encoded by the coding sequence ATGAAACAGATTGCACTTGTCGCGGCGCTGATCCTGTGTGCCCCTGCTGCCTGGGCGGCAGAGAAGCTGAGCCTGTCGGAACTGTCGGCTTACCTGAACGCCATGACCACGGCCGAAGCCAGTTTTACCCAGATCAACGATGATGGCACGCTGTCCACTGGCAAGCTGTATATCCATCGGCCGGGCCGGATGCGGTTCGAATATGATGGCGAAAATGGCGCCACGGTGGTGGCCGGGGCCGGGTCGGTGGTGATCCACGATCCGAAATCGAACCAGCCGCCGGAGACTTATCCGCTGAAGCGTACGCCGCTGTCGATCATCCTGGCCAAAACTGTGGATCTGGGACAGGCCGATATGGTTGTGGGCCATCAGTTCGACGGAACGACAACGATCCTTCAGGCGCAGGACCCGGAGAACCCCGAATACGGCGGGCTGGAGCTGATGTTCACCGATGACCCGGTCGAATTGCGCAAATGGGTTGTGCATGACAGCGCCGGGGGCCGCACGACGGTGGTTCTGGGCGCTCTGGAAA